A stretch of the Panicum virgatum strain AP13 chromosome 9N, P.virgatum_v5, whole genome shotgun sequence genome encodes the following:
- the LOC120692711 gene encoding uroporphyrinogen decarboxylase-like produces MATACPPLSLPSTSPLRGGRSARAGPRRRQLSAVRCSAVGEAVAEEASVGTAEEPLLVSAIRGKKVERPPVWLMRQAGRYMKSYQLLCERYPKFRERSENVDLVVEISLQPWKVFKPDGVILFSDILTPLPGMNIPFDIVKGKGPVIYDPLRTAAAVNEVREFVPEEWVPYVGQALNLLRQEVKNEAAVLGFVGAPFTLASYCVEGGSSKNFTMIKKLAFSEPVILHNLLQKFTTSMANYIKYQADNGAQAVQIFDSWATELSPADFEEFSLPYLKQIVDSVRETHPDLPLILYASGSGGLLERLALSGVDVVSLDWTVDMAEGRKRLGSNVAVQGNVDPGVLFGSKEFISKRIYDTVQKAGNVGHVLNLGHGIKVGTPEENVAHFFEVAKGIRY; encoded by the exons ATGGCGACCGCGTGCCCGCCGCTCTCGCTGCCGTCCACCTCCCCCCTCCGCGGCGGCAGGTCGGCCCGCGCCGGGCCCAGGCGCCGGCAGCTCTCCGCCGTCCGCTGCAGCGCCGTCGGAG AGGCGGTAGCGGAGGAGGCCTCGGTCGGGACCGCGGAGGAGCCGCTGCTGGTCAGCGCTATCAGGGGGAAGAAGGTCGAGAGGCCGCCCGTCTGGCTCATGAGGCAGGCCGGGAGGTACATGAAG AGCTATCAATTGCTTTGTGAGCGGTATCCGAAGTTCCGTGAAAGATCAGAAAATGTCGACTTAGTTGTTGAGATCTCTCTGCAACCATGGAAGGTTTTCAAGCCTGATGGA GTCATCTTGTTCTCGGATATCCTTACTCCACTTCCTGGGATGAACATACCTTTCGACATTGTGAAAGGAAAAGGTCCAGTTATTTATGATCCCTTGAGAACAGCAGCTGCTGTGAATGAAGTCAGAGAATTTGTTCCTGAGGAATGGGTCCCTTATGTGGGGCAGGCTCTAAATTTGTTGCGACAAGAG GTTAAAAATGAAGCTGCAGTTCTAGGTTTTGTTGGAGCTCCCTTTACCTTGGCATCTTACTGTGTGGAAGGAGGTTCATCAAAGAACTTTACAATGATTAAGAAGCTGGCCTTCTCAGAACCAGTG ATTCTGCACAATTTGCTACAAAAATTCACAACATCAATGGCTAACTACATTAAATACCAAGCAGACAATGGGGCACAGGCTGTCCAAATTTTTGATTCATGGGCTACTGAACTCAGCCCAGCTGATTTTGAGGAGTTTAGCCTGCCTTATCTAAAGCAGATCGTGGATAGTGTCCGGGAAACACATCCTGACTTGCCCCTGATACTATATGCAAGCGGATCTGGGGGTTTGCTGGAGAGGCTTGCTTTGAGCGGTGTTGATGTTGTCAGCTTGGACTGGACGGTCGACATGGCTGAGGGCAGAAAAAGATTGGGATCTAATGTAGCAGTTCAGGGGAATGTGGACCCTGGTGTTCTTTTTGGATCGAAGGAGTTCATTAGCAAGCGGATTTATGACACTGTGCAGAAGGCTGGTAATGTGGGACATGTATTGAACCTTGGTCATGGCATCAAAGTTGGAACCCCAGAGGAGAATGTTGCTCACTTCTTTGAGGTTGCAAAAGGAATCAGATACTAA